In Opitutaceae bacterium TAV5, one genomic interval encodes:
- a CDS encoding serine acetyltransferase produces MTLDDITLALLASYESSGGINHLDGVNLPSEESVNRLAVDCMHLLFPGYFEQDGISRNGIAEHTARRLRAVHDRLVIEVEKSLRFANYEDPAGHARHVAMQLLRRLPELRAIVQTDVQAAYNGDPAARSLEEIILAYPCVLVISLQRIAHILYNLSVPLLPRMLTEYAHEKTGTDIHPGARIGSHFFIDHCTGVVIGETATIGEHVKIYQGVTLGAKSFEVDNNGNPIKGVKRHPDIGDHVTIYSHATILGGDTRIGEHTIIGANVWLLESIPAHSIAYYKGENLVIRSRRKQEKAVESRTQDELQAWNWSI; encoded by the coding sequence ATGACGCTCGACGACATCACCCTGGCGCTCCTTGCCTCCTACGAATCCAGCGGAGGCATCAACCACCTTGACGGAGTCAACCTCCCCTCCGAAGAGTCGGTCAACCGCCTCGCCGTCGATTGCATGCACCTGCTGTTCCCCGGCTACTTCGAGCAGGATGGCATCAGCCGCAACGGCATCGCGGAGCACACCGCACGCCGCCTCCGGGCCGTCCATGACCGGCTGGTGATCGAAGTCGAAAAGAGCCTGCGCTTCGCCAACTACGAAGACCCGGCCGGCCACGCCCGCCACGTGGCAATGCAGCTCCTGCGGCGTCTTCCCGAATTGCGCGCCATCGTGCAGACCGATGTGCAGGCCGCCTACAACGGCGATCCGGCGGCGCGCAGCCTGGAAGAGATCATCCTCGCCTACCCGTGCGTGCTCGTGATCTCGCTGCAACGCATCGCCCACATCCTCTACAATCTCTCCGTGCCGCTCCTCCCGCGCATGCTCACCGAATACGCGCATGAAAAAACCGGCACCGACATCCATCCGGGCGCGCGCATCGGCTCGCACTTTTTCATCGACCACTGCACCGGCGTCGTCATCGGCGAGACGGCCACCATCGGCGAACACGTAAAAATCTACCAGGGCGTGACGCTCGGCGCGAAGTCGTTCGAAGTCGACAACAACGGCAACCCGATCAAGGGCGTGAAACGCCATCCCGACATCGGCGACCACGTCACGATCTACTCGCACGCGACGATCCTCGGAGGCGACACACGCATCGGTGAGCACACCATCATCGGCGCCAACGTCTGGCTGCTCGAATCGATCCCCGCCCACAGCATCGCGTACTACAAGGGCGAGAACCTCGTGATCCGTTCACGCCGCAAACAGGAAAAAGCCGTCGAATCCCGCACCCAGGACGAGTTGCAGGCCTGGAACTGGTCGATCTGA
- a CDS encoding S-adenosyl-L-homocysteine hydrolase (catalyzes the formation of L-homocysteine from S-adenosyl-L-homocysteine) has translation MSATATPAAPVTSAVPATDYAIRDIALAEWGRKEIAVSEHEMPGLMAIRKKFGPSRPLAGVRITGSLHMTIQTAILIETLTALGADVRWASCNIFSTQDHAAAAIAATGVPVFAWKGETLEEYWDLTWRALSFPGGQGPQLVVDDGGDVTLLLHKGYELEHGSDWIHTPSASHEEQVIKNLLGRIHASDTGIFTRIASAWRGVSEETTTGVHRLYQLHQQGKLLVPAINVNDSVTKSKFDNLYGCRESLADGLKRATDVMIAGKVAVVCGYGDVGKGCSHSLRGFGARVIVTEVDPINALQAAMEGFEVNTVESTLGVGDIYVTTTGNRDVITLEHLLAMKDQAIVCNIGHFDNEIQVDRLLALPGLKRITIKPQYDQFVLPSGRSIYLLAEGRLVNLGCATGHPSFVMSNSFSNQVLAQLDLWTNRDSYKVDVYRLPKHLDEEVARLHLEKIGVKLTRLSKEQADYIGVPVDGPYKPEHYRY, from the coding sequence ATGTCCGCCACCGCCACACCCGCCGCTCCCGTCACTTCCGCCGTCCCTGCCACCGACTACGCCATCCGCGACATCGCCCTCGCCGAATGGGGTCGCAAGGAGATCGCCGTATCCGAACACGAAATGCCCGGCCTCATGGCCATCCGCAAAAAGTTCGGCCCCTCCCGCCCGCTGGCCGGCGTCCGCATCACCGGATCGCTCCACATGACGATCCAGACCGCCATCCTCATCGAAACGCTCACCGCTCTCGGTGCGGACGTCCGCTGGGCCTCGTGCAACATTTTCTCGACCCAGGACCATGCCGCCGCCGCGATCGCCGCGACCGGCGTCCCTGTCTTCGCCTGGAAAGGCGAAACGCTCGAGGAGTACTGGGATCTCACCTGGCGCGCGCTCAGCTTTCCGGGCGGGCAGGGGCCGCAACTTGTCGTTGATGACGGAGGCGACGTCACCCTCCTCCTTCACAAGGGCTACGAGCTCGAGCATGGCAGCGACTGGATCCACACGCCCTCCGCCTCGCACGAGGAGCAGGTCATCAAAAATCTTCTCGGGCGTATCCACGCATCAGATACCGGCATCTTCACCCGCATCGCTTCCGCCTGGCGCGGCGTTTCCGAGGAGACGACCACCGGCGTCCACCGCCTCTACCAGCTCCACCAGCAAGGCAAGCTCCTGGTGCCCGCGATCAACGTCAACGACTCCGTCACCAAGTCGAAATTCGACAACCTCTACGGCTGCCGCGAATCGCTCGCCGACGGCCTCAAGCGCGCCACCGATGTCATGATTGCCGGCAAGGTCGCCGTCGTCTGCGGCTATGGTGATGTCGGCAAGGGGTGTTCGCATTCGTTGCGCGGTTTCGGCGCGCGCGTCATCGTCACCGAGGTCGATCCGATCAATGCCCTCCAGGCCGCGATGGAAGGATTCGAAGTCAACACCGTCGAGAGCACCCTGGGCGTCGGGGATATCTACGTGACGACCACCGGCAACCGCGACGTCATCACGCTCGAACATCTTCTGGCGATGAAGGACCAGGCGATCGTCTGCAACATCGGCCATTTCGACAACGAGATCCAGGTCGACCGCCTGCTTGCGTTGCCCGGCCTGAAGCGCATCACCATCAAGCCGCAGTATGACCAGTTCGTGCTGCCCTCCGGCCGCAGCATCTACCTGCTTGCCGAAGGCCGCCTCGTGAACCTCGGCTGCGCGACCGGCCATCCGTCGTTCGTGATGTCCAACAGTTTTTCGAACCAGGTGCTCGCCCAGCTCGATCTCTGGACAAACCGGGACAGCTACAAGGTCGATGTCTATCGCCTTCCCAAGCATCTGGACGAGGAGGTTGCGCGTCTGCATCTGGAAAAGATCGGCGTGAAACTCACCCGGCTCAGCAAGGAACAGGCCGATTATATCGGCGTTCCCGTCGACGGCCCGTACAAGCCCGAGCACTACCGGTACTGA
- a CDS encoding S-adenosylmethionine synthetase: MSQEFVFSSESVGEGHPDKVADLVSDSVLDACLAVDPQSRVACETMVKSNMVILAGEITTAARPNYEAIVREAIREIGYTHADDVFHADTVFINNYLTRQSPDIAQGVDARGAEGKETAEQGAGDQGLMFGYACNETPEMMPTAIMFAHRLGRELTRLRKSGVVNWLRPDAKSQVSIRYVDDKPVRVENVVISTQHQDGVAHGAISDFLVENVIRKVIPAGMIDASTRFYINPTGRFVVGGPQGDSGLTGRKIIVDTYGGWGRHGGGAFSGKDPSKVDRSAAYMCRWVAKNIVAAGLADICELQVAYAIGYPDPVSIWVDAMGTAKVPEEKIVAAVRKVFDFKPAAIIRQLDLLRPIYRSTTNYGHFGKPDLPWEQINRVADLQAAAK, translated from the coding sequence ATGTCCCAGGAATTTGTTTTTTCCTCCGAATCCGTCGGCGAAGGCCATCCCGACAAAGTAGCCGATCTTGTTTCCGACAGTGTGCTCGACGCCTGTCTCGCCGTTGATCCGCAGAGCCGGGTCGCCTGCGAAACCATGGTGAAGTCCAACATGGTCATCCTTGCCGGCGAGATCACGACGGCCGCCAGGCCCAACTACGAGGCCATCGTGCGCGAGGCCATCCGCGAGATCGGCTACACTCACGCCGACGATGTCTTTCACGCCGACACCGTATTCATCAACAACTACCTCACCCGCCAGTCACCCGATATCGCCCAGGGTGTCGACGCCCGCGGTGCCGAAGGCAAGGAAACCGCCGAACAGGGCGCCGGTGATCAGGGGCTGATGTTCGGTTACGCCTGCAACGAGACCCCGGAAATGATGCCCACGGCAATCATGTTCGCCCACCGTCTCGGCCGCGAACTCACGCGGCTGCGCAAGAGCGGTGTCGTCAACTGGCTCCGCCCCGATGCCAAATCCCAGGTCTCCATCCGTTACGTGGACGACAAGCCGGTGCGCGTCGAAAACGTCGTCATTTCCACGCAGCACCAGGACGGCGTGGCCCACGGCGCGATCAGCGATTTTCTCGTGGAGAACGTCATCCGCAAGGTCATCCCGGCCGGGATGATCGACGCATCCACCCGGTTCTACATCAACCCCACCGGCCGTTTCGTCGTCGGCGGCCCGCAGGGTGATTCCGGTCTCACCGGCCGCAAGATCATCGTCGATACCTATGGCGGCTGGGGTCGCCACGGCGGCGGCGCATTTTCCGGGAAAGATCCGTCCAAGGTGGACCGGTCGGCCGCCTACATGTGCCGGTGGGTGGCCAAGAACATCGTGGCCGCCGGTCTCGCCGACATTTGCGAACTCCAGGTCGCCTACGCCATCGGCTACCCCGACCCGGTCAGCATCTGGGTGGATGCGATGGGCACGGCGAAAGTACCCGAAGAGAAAATTGTCGCCGCCGTGCGCAAGGTTTTCGATTTCAAGCCCGCCGCCATCATCCGGCAACTCGACCTGCTCCGCCCGATCTACCGCTCGACCACCAACTACGGGCACTTCGGCAAACCCGATCTCCCCTGGGAGCAAATCAACCGCGTCGCCGACCTCCAGGCCGCCGCAAAATAA
- a CDS encoding folate-binding protein — protein sequence MNELRNLFLDGRFACRSRIAGLLRLSGEDAAVFLQGQITQDIRSTHDFTKSYGLFLNQKGKVLADAHALKVNPTEWWLWSEATPSGIVREHLEDYIVADDVEISDFSSGWTVTTFAGTGAADGLRALLGRDLPAPGEFVAANEGFVLQGQRGLGISWEWLAPAGREAPLDGWEPLAAEVMENARIGARLPRVPVDIGPADLPAEGGLDATAISFTKGCYLGQEIMARLKAMGQVRRRLLRVTGAGPLPETLPAPLYRAGRKIGEIRSAVACRTGFAGLAMLSLAGLEPEAVFACTPGGEAAVKLSDDDFLPAARAGRAQAESRPDYLV from the coding sequence ATGAATGAGTTACGAAATTTATTTTTGGACGGAAGATTCGCATGCAGAAGCCGGATTGCCGGACTCCTCCGGCTTTCGGGGGAGGACGCCGCGGTTTTCCTGCAAGGGCAGATCACGCAAGATATCCGTTCAACTCACGACTTTACAAAAAGTTACGGATTATTCCTCAATCAGAAAGGCAAGGTCCTGGCCGATGCGCATGCGCTGAAGGTGAACCCGACGGAATGGTGGTTATGGAGCGAGGCAACGCCATCGGGCATAGTGCGGGAACATCTGGAAGACTATATCGTAGCGGATGATGTGGAAATTTCGGATTTCAGCAGTGGCTGGACGGTAACCACATTTGCGGGGACAGGCGCAGCGGACGGGCTGCGGGCCCTCCTCGGTCGCGACCTGCCGGCCCCGGGGGAATTTGTCGCTGCGAACGAAGGGTTTGTGCTTCAGGGGCAGAGAGGCCTGGGGATTTCATGGGAGTGGCTTGCCCCTGCGGGTCGCGAGGCTCCCCTCGACGGATGGGAACCGCTGGCTGCGGAAGTGATGGAGAATGCCCGTATCGGGGCGCGGCTTCCCCGGGTGCCGGTGGATATCGGACCGGCCGATTTGCCGGCGGAGGGGGGTCTGGATGCGACGGCGATATCGTTCACCAAAGGCTGTTACCTCGGACAGGAGATCATGGCCCGGCTCAAGGCAATGGGCCAGGTGCGACGCCGGCTCCTGCGGGTGACGGGGGCGGGTCCGTTGCCGGAGACGTTGCCCGCCCCCTTGTACCGGGCCGGCAGGAAGATCGGCGAAATCCGCTCCGCGGTGGCATGCAGGACGGGATTTGCCGGCCTGGCCATGCTGTCGCTGGCGGGCCTGGAGCCGGAAGCCGTGTTCGCCTGCACGCCGGGCGGAGAGGCAGCGGTCAAGTTGTCGGACGACGATTTTTTGCCGGCGGCCCGGGCCGGACGGGCGCAAGCGGAAAGCCGTCCTGATTATCTGGTGTAA
- a CDS encoding cell cycle protein codes for MSVFKVTTRERWDWWTPCALVLLSAIGVAFIYSAQYSTPLSNWKNQIVWLVAGAGVYTAISLIDYRFWMGVAHWFYLGSLLPLILVLIPGIGQERFGAQRWIDLGFFSLQPSEPAKAAVLLITASILARSQIGTLRESLNTLGKLALAVGLPIFLILLQPDLKSAIVLPPMVFSMLYVSRLSTRFFLAVLGAFAVVVTAVAWDAHGYIRFMDENGLSYSSRKAGDPRYEDHTWFPLHDYQRNRIVAFVVPEKIDPQGTGISWNQRQALISAGSGGLSGKGWTKGTQAQLGYLPRAVAHNDFIASVIAEEEGFLGSLTVLGLFAVVLFNGIRIAVLARDRMGSLIAIGVTVLFAVHVFVNIAMTIGLVPITGIPLPFISYGGSFVLSCCLLQGLVQSVYRFRKDFT; via the coding sequence ATGAGCGTCTTCAAGGTCACCACGCGCGAGCGCTGGGACTGGTGGACTCCCTGTGCCCTCGTCCTGCTCAGCGCCATCGGCGTCGCCTTTATCTACAGCGCCCAGTATTCCACGCCGCTCTCCAACTGGAAAAACCAGATCGTGTGGCTCGTCGCCGGCGCCGGCGTCTACACGGCCATCTCGCTCATCGACTACCGGTTCTGGATGGGCGTGGCCCACTGGTTCTACCTCGGCAGCCTCCTCCCGCTCATCCTCGTGCTCATCCCGGGCATCGGCCAGGAACGTTTCGGCGCCCAGCGGTGGATCGACCTCGGATTTTTTTCCCTCCAGCCCTCCGAACCCGCCAAGGCCGCCGTCCTCCTCATCACGGCCAGCATCCTCGCGCGTTCGCAGATCGGCACCCTCCGCGAATCTTTGAACACACTTGGCAAGTTGGCGCTTGCTGTCGGATTGCCCATATTCCTTATCCTGCTCCAGCCCGACCTCAAATCCGCCATCGTTCTCCCGCCCATGGTATTCTCCATGCTTTATGTCTCCCGGCTCTCGACCCGCTTTTTTCTGGCGGTGCTGGGCGCGTTTGCGGTCGTGGTGACGGCCGTGGCATGGGACGCGCACGGCTACATCCGGTTCATGGACGAGAACGGCTTGTCCTACAGCAGCCGCAAGGCCGGCGACCCCCGTTACGAAGACCACACCTGGTTCCCGCTGCACGATTACCAGCGCAACCGCATCGTGGCCTTTGTCGTGCCCGAAAAAATCGATCCGCAAGGCACGGGCATCAGCTGGAACCAGCGCCAGGCGCTCATCTCCGCCGGCTCGGGAGGACTGTCCGGCAAGGGCTGGACCAAGGGCACGCAGGCCCAGCTCGGCTACCTGCCCCGCGCGGTCGCGCACAATGATTTTATCGCCTCGGTCATCGCCGAGGAAGAAGGATTTCTGGGAAGCCTCACGGTTCTCGGCCTGTTTGCAGTGGTGTTGTTCAACGGCATACGCATCGCCGTCCTCGCAAGGGACCGCATGGGATCACTCATCGCCATCGGCGTGACGGTCCTGTTCGCAGTGCACGTGTTTGTGAACATCGCCATGACCATCGGGCTGGTGCCCATCACGGGCATACCACTTCCCTTTATCAGCTACGGTGGTTCCTTTGTGCTCAGTTGCTGTTTGCTGCAAGGACTGGTCCAGAGCGTCTATCGTTTCAGAAAGGACTTCACGTGA
- a CDS encoding ribonuclease, with protein sequence MSDQPQRPSDNDGPIDDTNADDPVSASTSAPDQPTPEATLDEQLTQPPVQQEGEPVDRRELKSGAQERSRQRPLLQKILSVFKKEKTSYRELIINSEPLEKRVALLVDGVLEKFEIERSNADRMVGGIYKGRIKNLDPGLKAAFVDIGYTKNAFLHYWDMLPAAADSSVEIVRVNKKKNAAPRPAEPTVKDIPNLYPPGSDIIIQVTKGPIGTKGPRTTTNLSLPGRYLVLMPFSDQCGISRKIEDGKERQRLKHLVNELTIPEGMGVIVRTAGEGKKPRYFVRDLHLLLKTWSEIQQKLQNERSPACLYQEPDIVERTVRDFLTEEVDRVLIDNTEDHARCQAAVAQISARSRNKIAFYKDNIPIFERFNIERQIEQTFQRKVSLPSGGEIIIDETEALIAIDVNTGSHKNKGGDEKNVIYSVNLEAAAEIARQIRLRNLGGLIICDFIDMKERRHRNGVYEKLCEAMAHDRAKTHILPISQLGILQMTRQRQQESLTSNMYVDCPYCRGRGIVKSATTMSVELQRKLSSIVRRLTSRNDGKTYSLRVMVHPGILDRLRSEDAELLVRMEREYGVKLAFRADPSYHVENFKIINTATGEEYR encoded by the coding sequence ATGAGCGACCAACCACAACGCCCGTCAGACAACGACGGACCCATTGACGACACCAATGCCGACGACCCCGTATCGGCCTCCACCTCCGCACCCGATCAGCCGACTCCCGAAGCCACCCTCGACGAACAGCTCACGCAACCGCCCGTCCAGCAGGAAGGCGAGCCCGTAGACCGCCGCGAACTCAAGTCCGGCGCCCAGGAACGCTCCCGCCAGCGTCCCCTCCTCCAGAAAATCCTCTCGGTTTTCAAAAAGGAAAAGACCTCCTACCGCGAGCTCATCATCAATTCCGAGCCGCTCGAAAAACGCGTCGCCCTCCTCGTGGACGGCGTCCTCGAAAAATTCGAGATCGAGCGCTCCAATGCCGACCGCATGGTCGGCGGCATCTACAAGGGCCGCATCAAGAACCTCGACCCCGGCCTCAAGGCCGCGTTCGTCGATATCGGTTATACGAAAAACGCCTTCCTTCATTATTGGGACATGCTCCCCGCCGCCGCCGATTCCTCCGTGGAAATCGTCCGCGTGAACAAGAAGAAAAACGCCGCCCCGCGCCCCGCCGAGCCCACGGTCAAGGACATCCCCAACCTGTATCCGCCCGGCTCCGACATCATCATCCAGGTCACCAAGGGCCCCATCGGCACCAAGGGCCCGCGCACCACGACCAACCTCTCGCTGCCCGGCCGCTACCTCGTGCTCATGCCTTTCAGCGACCAGTGCGGCATCTCGCGAAAAATCGAGGACGGCAAGGAACGCCAGCGCCTCAAGCACCTCGTCAACGAGCTCACCATTCCCGAAGGCATGGGCGTGATCGTGCGCACCGCCGGCGAAGGCAAGAAACCCCGCTACTTCGTCCGGGACCTCCACCTGCTCCTCAAGACCTGGTCCGAGATCCAGCAAAAGCTGCAAAACGAACGCTCCCCCGCGTGCCTCTACCAGGAGCCCGACATCGTCGAGCGCACCGTCCGCGATTTCCTCACCGAGGAAGTGGACCGCGTGCTCATCGACAACACCGAGGACCACGCCCGCTGTCAGGCCGCCGTCGCGCAGATCTCCGCCCGCTCCAGGAACAAGATCGCCTTCTACAAGGACAACATCCCGATCTTCGAGCGCTTCAATATCGAGCGCCAGATCGAGCAGACCTTCCAGCGCAAGGTCTCGCTCCCCAGCGGCGGCGAGATCATCATCGACGAGACCGAGGCCCTCATCGCCATCGACGTCAACACCGGCTCCCACAAGAACAAGGGCGGCGACGAGAAAAACGTCATCTACTCCGTCAACCTCGAAGCCGCCGCCGAAATCGCCCGCCAGATCCGCCTGCGCAACCTCGGCGGCCTCATCATCTGCGACTTCATCGACATGAAGGAGCGCCGTCACCGCAACGGCGTGTACGAGAAACTCTGCGAGGCCATGGCCCACGACCGGGCCAAAACCCATATCCTGCCCATCTCGCAACTCGGCATCCTGCAGATGACCCGCCAGCGCCAGCAGGAATCGCTGACGAGCAACATGTATGTGGATTGCCCCTACTGCCGCGGCCGCGGCATCGTGAAGAGCGCCACCACCATGAGTGTCGAGTTGCAGCGCAAGCTCTCGTCGATCGTGCGCCGGCTCACCTCGCGCAATGACGGCAAGACCTATTCGCTGCGCGTGATGGTGCACCCCGGCATCCTCGACCGCCTCCGCAGCGAGGACGCCGAACTGCTCGTGCGCATGGAGCGCGAATACGGTGTCAAACTCGCCTTCCGCGCCGACCCGAGCTACCACGTCGAGAACTTCAAGATCATCAACACGGCCACCGGCGAAGAGTACCGCTGA
- a CDS encoding glyceraldehyde-3-phosphate dehydrogenase: protein MAVKVAINGFGRIGRLVFRALVEQGLLGTTFDVVAVGDIVPADNLAYLLKYDSTQGKFQGTVSSKKSAADKADDDVLVVNGKEIKVVAAKTPAELPWKALGVDLVIESTGLFTDAEKAKGHLTAGAKKVIISAPAKGEDITVVLGVNDDKLDVSKHNIISNASCTTNCLAPLVHVLIKEGFGVAEGLMTTVHSYTATQKTVDGPSKKDWKGGRSAAINIIPSTTGAAKAVALVLPEVKGKLTGMSLRVPTPTVSVVDLTVKTVKATSLAEIKAAIKKASETYLKGILGYTEDEVVSSDFIHDKLSSIFDAGSSIELNPNFFKLVSWYDNEWGYSNRVVDLTKIIAAKL, encoded by the coding sequence ATGGCAGTTAAAGTTGCAATCAATGGTTTCGGCCGCATCGGCCGCCTCGTCTTCCGCGCCCTCGTTGAGCAGGGCCTCCTCGGCACCACCTTCGACGTCGTCGCCGTCGGTGACATCGTCCCCGCCGACAACCTCGCCTACCTCCTCAAGTACGACTCCACCCAGGGCAAGTTCCAGGGCACCGTCTCCTCGAAGAAGTCCGCCGCCGACAAGGCCGACGACGATGTCCTCGTCGTCAACGGCAAGGAAATCAAGGTCGTCGCCGCCAAGACCCCCGCCGAGCTCCCCTGGAAGGCGCTCGGAGTCGATCTCGTCATCGAGTCCACCGGTCTCTTCACCGACGCCGAGAAGGCCAAGGGCCACCTCACCGCCGGCGCGAAGAAGGTCATCATTTCCGCTCCCGCCAAGGGCGAGGACATCACCGTCGTCCTCGGCGTCAACGACGACAAGCTCGACGTCAGCAAGCACAACATCATCTCCAACGCCTCCTGCACCACGAACTGCCTCGCGCCGCTCGTACACGTGCTCATCAAGGAAGGCTTCGGCGTCGCCGAAGGTCTCATGACCACCGTCCACTCCTACACCGCCACGCAGAAGACCGTGGACGGCCCGTCGAAGAAGGACTGGAAGGGTGGCCGCTCCGCCGCCATCAACATCATCCCCTCCACCACCGGCGCCGCCAAGGCCGTCGCGCTCGTGCTCCCCGAGGTCAAGGGCAAGCTCACCGGCATGTCCCTCCGCGTGCCGACTCCGACCGTCTCCGTCGTTGATCTGACCGTGAAGACCGTCAAGGCCACCTCCCTCGCGGAAATCAAGGCCGCCATCAAGAAGGCCTCCGAGACCTACCTGAAGGGCATCCTCGGCTACACCGAGGACGAAGTCGTCTCCTCCGACTTCATCCACGACAAGCTCTCCTCGATCTTCGACGCCGGCTCCTCCATCGAGCTCAACCCGAACTTCTTCAAGCTCGTGAGCTGGTATGACAACGAGTGGGGCTATTCCAACCGCGTCGTTGACCTCACCAAGATCATCGCCGCCAAGCTCTGA
- a CDS encoding phosphoglycerate kinase codes for MARFKTIRDLDLAGKRVFIRVDFNVPQDKATGAITNNQRIVAALPTINYALEKGAAVVLASHLGRPNGQKVAKYTLKPVADELARLLGKPVKFLDDCVGPAVEAACAPGTLKAGDVVLLENLRFHIEEEGKVKNEDGTSTKADKAAVEAFRASLSKLGDVYVNDAFGTAHRAHSSMVGVNLPAKAAGVLMEAELTAFAKVLDNPQRPLLAILGGAKIADKIPLINNLIEKADAIIVGGGMAFTFKKVINHMEIGNSLFDAEGAKLVPELVEKARARGVKIVLPVDYVIADKFAADAASKTADDASGIPAGWMGLDIGPKSIALFTETIKASKTIIWNGPAGVFEFEKFAEGTKAQAAAVAAATAAGATTVVGGGDTATAAKKFKVADKVTHCSTGGGASLEFLEGKALPGVVFLEN; via the coding sequence ATGGCCAGATTCAAAACCATCCGCGACCTCGACCTCGCCGGCAAACGCGTCTTCATCCGCGTCGATTTCAACGTTCCCCAGGACAAGGCCACCGGCGCCATCACCAACAACCAGCGCATCGTCGCCGCGCTCCCCACGATCAACTACGCCCTCGAAAAAGGCGCCGCGGTCGTCCTCGCCAGCCATCTCGGCCGTCCCAACGGCCAGAAAGTCGCCAAATACACCCTCAAGCCTGTCGCCGACGAACTGGCCAGGCTCCTCGGCAAGCCGGTAAAATTCCTCGACGACTGCGTCGGCCCCGCCGTCGAGGCCGCCTGCGCCCCCGGCACGCTCAAGGCCGGTGACGTCGTCCTCCTCGAAAACCTCCGCTTCCACATCGAGGAAGAAGGCAAGGTCAAGAACGAGGACGGCACCTCCACCAAGGCCGACAAGGCCGCCGTCGAAGCCTTCCGCGCCAGCCTCAGCAAGCTCGGTGACGTTTACGTCAACGATGCCTTCGGCACCGCCCACCGCGCGCACTCGTCCATGGTCGGCGTCAACCTTCCCGCCAAGGCCGCCGGCGTCCTCATGGAGGCCGAGCTTACCGCTTTCGCCAAGGTGCTGGACAACCCGCAGCGTCCTCTCCTCGCCATCCTCGGCGGCGCCAAGATCGCGGACAAGATTCCGCTGATCAACAACCTCATCGAGAAAGCCGACGCCATCATCGTCGGCGGCGGCATGGCCTTCACCTTCAAGAAGGTCATCAACCACATGGAAATCGGCAACAGCCTCTTCGACGCCGAAGGCGCGAAGCTCGTCCCCGAACTCGTCGAGAAAGCCAGGGCCAGGGGCGTGAAGATCGTCCTTCCCGTCGATTACGTCATCGCCGACAAGTTCGCCGCGGACGCCGCCTCGAAAACGGCGGACGACGCCAGCGGCATCCCTGCCGGCTGGATGGGTCTCGACATCGGCCCGAAGTCCATCGCGCTCTTCACCGAAACGATCAAGGCGAGCAAGACCATCATCTGGAACGGCCCCGCCGGCGTGTTCGAATTCGAGAAGTTTGCCGAAGGCACCAAGGCCCAGGCCGCCGCCGTTGCCGCCGCCACCGCTGCCGGCGCCACGACGGTCGTCGGAGGCGGCGACACCGCCACCGCCGCGAAGAAATTCAAGGTCGCCGACAAGGTCACCCATTGTTCGACCGGCGGCGGCGCCAGCCTCGAATTCCTCGAAGGCAAGGCCCTGCCGGGCGTCGTGTTCCTCGAAAACTGA
- the tpiA gene encoding triosephosphate isomerase (Reversibly isomerizes the ketone sugar dihydroxyacetone phosphate to the aldehyde sugar glyceraldehyde-3-phosphate), whose product MRKKLIAGNWKMNKTSAEATPLVQEIVAAVGKQTDVDVVVGPPYTALEAAGKALEGSVIKLGAQNMHPEKSGAYTGEISAEMLRNLYVTHVILGHSERRTYFAETDAFINRKVIAALKSELKPILCVGETLAEREGNQTLKVVQTQVEAGLEGVSKEQALAIVIAYEPVWAIGTGKVATTEQAQEVHAFIRSLLVKLFGDAVAQKIRILYGGSMKPSNAPELLAQKDIDGGLIGGASLEARSFVELVNAAAATK is encoded by the coding sequence ATCCGCAAAAAACTCATCGCTGGTAACTGGAAGATGAACAAGACCTCCGCCGAAGCCACGCCGCTCGTGCAGGAGATCGTTGCCGCTGTCGGCAAGCAAACCGATGTCGACGTCGTCGTCGGTCCTCCCTACACGGCGCTCGAAGCGGCCGGCAAGGCCCTCGAGGGCTCCGTCATCAAGCTCGGCGCGCAAAACATGCACCCGGAAAAGAGCGGCGCGTACACTGGCGAGATCTCCGCCGAAATGCTGCGCAACCTCTACGTCACGCATGTGATCCTCGGACACAGCGAGCGCCGCACCTATTTCGCCGAGACCGACGCCTTCATCAACCGGAAGGTCATCGCCGCGCTCAAGAGCGAGCTCAAGCCGATCCTCTGCGTGGGCGAGACGCTCGCCGAGCGCGAAGGCAACCAGACGCTCAAGGTCGTGCAGACGCAGGTCGAGGCCGGCCTCGAAGGCGTGAGCAAGGAGCAGGCGCTCGCCATCGTCATCGCCTACGAGCCCGTCTGGGCGATCGGCACCGGCAAGGTGGCCACGACGGAGCAGGCGCAGGAAGTGCATGCCTTCATCCGCAGCCTCCTTGTCAAGCTCTTCGGCGATGCGGTGGCGCAGAAGATCCGCATCCTCTACGGCGGTTCGATGAAGCCCTCCAACGCGCCCGAACTCCTCGCGCAGAAAGACATCGACGGCGGCCTCATCGGCGGTGCCTCGCTCGAGGCCCGCAGTTTCGTGGAGCTGGTCAACGCCGCCGCCGCGACCAAATAG